TGTTATTGTGTGTATTCaaacttttgtgtttgtttcccggTTTATCTCTAATATCGCAGCGAACAACTCATCGCTTCGCCTGAACGTTTAAAAACGAGCTTTAGCGTCACTAGCTTCATCTGAACCGTTTTGCTTTTCTCCCAACAGACGACGTTCGTGGTTGATGAAGTGAGCAAAGTTATCAAAGAGGTAATGTTAAAGTCTTCCTTACTTATTCTCGTGTTGTGGGTTTTTATCTTCCCAAAGCTCGAGCTGCTAACTCTTTAGCTTCTGGTTGGTTGCTAAGGACAACTTTAACGGTTGCTAGGGACCGAGCCATGTCACACCAAACAACAGatataagttttattttatgttttggaTTATAGATCTTGTTTTGGTTACATGTATTAGCtttataaacaaattattttaaggCTATTAAACGTATGCTATTGTGGTTGGAGGcttgtttatatttaaagataacttaatcataataataatgatattatatTGTATTCAATTGTGTTCATAACAATGCTCAGAGACAAGCTAATAAAAGCTGACTggttatataaaataaaatgtttaaggATATTAAAAGTATGGTATTGTGGTTGGAGgcttgtactttttaaagataacttaatcataataataatgatatattgtatttatatcgGGTTCTTAACATTGCTCTGAGACAAGCAAACTAAAGCTAATAagtggaaatataaaatattcacctttgttttttctctgttacTTGGTGTGTATAGTCAGTGGAAGCAGCCATAGGAGGAAATACCTACCAGCACAGCAGAGTGAACCAGTGGACCACTGGTGTGGTGGAGCAGTGCCTCAGTCAACTCAGCAAGCTGGGAAAGCCTTTCAAGTATATTGGTGTGTGATGCGCTCCCTCAGAATCCCATCATGGTGCTGGTTGTAGTGCTCTTCTGAAGTTGAGGTCTAAAGTCAGgatctgttttctctccccctcagtGACCTGTATTATCATGCAGAAGAATGGAGCGGGACTGCAAACAGCCAGCGCCTGCTTCTGGGACAACTCCACAGATGGTAAAGGGAAATGAACATCTCTGTGCATatattaaatactttaaatagtTGGCTCTGGGATTGGGGTTATCATGTGTGCAGTAATGTCAGAGTAGTCATGAGAAAGATCGTCTGCCTGAAAATGCGGTGTAAATGAAATGTGTAATTTATTATGTCTCTCTGCAAACAGGAAGCTGCGCAGTGAGATGGGAGAACAAGTCCATGTACTGTATCGTCAGTGTCTTTGGTTTGGCCATCTGAACGGACTACTGTATAATAAGTATTTGAAGTGTGTAGGATTTGACTTATTATGCCAGATGAGattgattaaaacaaaactatgctgtatatatttggtttatttacaCATGACATGACAGAGTGCTACACGTACAACTTTTATCTCATAAAGCAACAAAAACTCCAAGAACAGCCAAATTCAGCCAGCTCCAACCAACATatctcacattcacactcaaGGAGTCAACTTATCACAAAGCATTTGCAACTTTAAGACTGCAGCACATTCAGAGGAAAACTGTGATGTAAAGACAAGGCACCATTTTGATAAGAATCCATGTTGAGATATTATTCGTGAAGAACAGTCGCACATATTTAATTTGGCTGTTATTGTCGATAAGCTCCAGTTTCTTAAAacacagcagagggcagcaggtCCCACATTGGCAGCAATATGAAGAAAgttaaagaatttaaaaaagataactTGAAACCATATGGCCTACATAAGGCAAAATAAAATTGGACAATGGTATAACTACTGTATATGCTGGGATATGACGTGTTCAACAAAACAGATTAGTAATCCATGAACATAACTTCACTTAAAAATCCATGCAATTCATCAGAAACCATCCATCCAAGTCATATCAGATAATACAGTTTCAAATGTCATCTTTATCTGCAAAATAAATAAGTCCCTTAAGAAGTGCATTtacaaagctgctttcaaagaAAAGAAGTGGGAGGGGAGCGGTGGGGATCAGTAGTACTTCCTCCAGTTAAGGCTCTCTCCGCATTTCCCTTTCAAAACATGTCAGCGGGAAAAAGATTAGTCAACATCCAAAACTGCT
This genomic window from Platichthys flesus chromosome 18, fPlaFle2.1, whole genome shotgun sequence contains:
- the LOC133973529 gene encoding dynein light chain Tctex-type 1-like; amino-acid sequence: MDEYQTEEETTFVVDEVSKVIKESVEAAIGGNTYQHSRVNQWTTGVVEQCLSQLSKLGKPFKYIVTCIIMQKNGAGLQTASACFWDNSTDGSCAVRWENKSMYCIVSVFGLAI